The Microbacterium sp. KUDC0406 genome includes a window with the following:
- the hemB gene encoding porphobilinogen synthase, whose protein sequence is MTFPETRLRRLRQSAPVRALVRETSLEARQLVLPMFVREGLTDAAPIGSMPGVVQHSLDSLRVAAAEAADAGVGGVMLFGVPAVRDATGSGADDPRGILNVATEAIAAEVGDALVVQTDLCLDEFTDHGHCGVLAADGSVDNDATLERYASMALAQARAGSQLLGLSGMMDGQVAHLRAALDAEGFQDVLLLAYAAKYASAFYGPFREAVDSQLQGDRRTYQLDPGNRREGVREAVVDQQEGADIVMVKPAMAFLDVLREVRDTVDIPVWAYQVSGEYAMIEAAAANGWIDRRAAVLESLLSIRRAGADAVLTYWAVEAARWLQSGR, encoded by the coding sequence ATGACATTTCCCGAGACCCGTCTGAGGCGGCTGCGGCAGTCCGCACCCGTGCGCGCGCTGGTGCGCGAGACCTCGCTCGAGGCCCGGCAGCTCGTGCTGCCGATGTTCGTGCGCGAAGGACTGACCGATGCGGCGCCGATCGGCTCGATGCCCGGGGTCGTGCAGCACTCGCTCGACTCGCTGCGAGTGGCAGCCGCGGAGGCGGCGGATGCCGGTGTCGGCGGCGTCATGCTGTTCGGCGTGCCCGCTGTGCGCGACGCCACCGGATCCGGTGCGGACGACCCGCGCGGCATCCTCAACGTCGCGACGGAGGCGATCGCCGCCGAGGTCGGCGATGCACTGGTCGTGCAGACCGACCTCTGCCTTGACGAGTTCACCGACCACGGGCACTGCGGCGTGCTGGCCGCGGACGGCTCGGTCGACAACGACGCCACCCTCGAGCGCTACGCGTCGATGGCGCTGGCACAGGCGCGCGCCGGTTCGCAGCTGCTGGGCCTGAGCGGCATGATGGACGGTCAGGTCGCGCACCTGCGCGCCGCGCTCGACGCCGAGGGCTTCCAGGACGTGCTGCTGCTCGCCTACGCGGCCAAGTATGCGAGCGCCTTCTACGGGCCGTTCCGCGAGGCGGTCGACTCGCAGCTGCAGGGGGACCGCCGCACCTACCAGCTCGACCCCGGCAATCGCCGCGAGGGAGTGCGCGAGGCCGTCGTCGACCAGCAGGAGGGCGCTGACATCGTCATGGTCAAGCCGGCGATGGCGTTCCTCGACGTGCTGCGCGAGGTGCGCGACACCGTGGATATTCCGGTGTGGGCATATCAGGTGTCCGGCGAGTACGCGATGATCGAGGCGGCCGCGGCGAACGGCTGGATCGATCGTCGTGCCGCCGTGCTGGAGTCGCTGCTGTCGATCCGGCGTGCCGGTGCGGATGCGGTGCTGACGTACTGGGCGGTCGAGGCGGCGCGCTGGCTGCAGTCCGGTCGTTGA
- the hemL gene encoding glutamate-1-semialdehyde 2,1-aminomutase: protein MTDRNDTLFDAARTVIPGGVNSPVRAYGSVGGTPRFLASARGARVTDAAGTEYVDLVASWGPALLGHAHPIVVEAVQEAAVRGLSFGAPTEGEVELAQLIADRVRFGEARPVERVRLVSTGTEATMTAIRLARGATGRDLLVKFAGHYHGHSDGLLAAAGSGVATLALPGSAGVPAPIAAQTLVIDYNDPEALAAVFAEHGPRIAAVIVEAASANMGVVPPLPGFNALIAETAHAHGALMILDEVLTGFRVHSAGFWGLQQAAGEEYQPDIITFGKVVGGGMPLAALGGRAEVMDLLAPVGPVYQAGTLSGNPLSVAAGLATLRLATPEAYAMVDAAADRIATALDRALTDGGVVHTVPRAGSLFGVAFAPDVPRDYAQAQAQQAFRYAPFFHAMREQGVALPPSVFEAWFLTAAHTDDDLAVVERALPAAAAAAAAATV, encoded by the coding sequence GTGACCGACCGCAACGACACCCTGTTCGACGCCGCGCGCACCGTCATCCCCGGCGGGGTGAACTCGCCGGTGCGGGCCTACGGATCGGTCGGCGGGACGCCGCGATTCCTGGCATCCGCCCGCGGAGCGCGCGTGACGGATGCCGCAGGCACCGAGTACGTCGACCTCGTCGCGTCCTGGGGTCCCGCTCTTCTCGGCCACGCGCATCCGATCGTCGTCGAGGCCGTGCAGGAGGCCGCCGTCCGCGGCCTGTCGTTCGGCGCTCCGACCGAGGGTGAAGTCGAGCTGGCCCAGCTGATCGCCGACCGCGTGCGCTTCGGCGAGGCACGGCCCGTCGAGCGCGTGCGCCTGGTGTCGACCGGCACCGAGGCGACCATGACCGCCATCCGTCTCGCCCGCGGCGCCACCGGGCGCGACCTGCTGGTGAAGTTCGCCGGCCACTATCACGGCCACTCCGACGGCCTGCTCGCCGCAGCCGGCTCCGGCGTCGCGACCCTGGCACTGCCGGGGTCGGCCGGTGTGCCCGCGCCGATCGCCGCGCAGACGCTGGTGATCGACTACAACGACCCCGAGGCCCTCGCAGCGGTGTTCGCCGAGCACGGCCCGCGGATCGCCGCGGTGATCGTGGAGGCGGCGTCCGCGAACATGGGCGTCGTCCCGCCACTGCCAGGCTTCAACGCCCTGATCGCCGAGACCGCGCACGCGCACGGCGCGCTGATGATCCTCGACGAGGTGCTCACCGGGTTCCGCGTGCATTCCGCCGGGTTCTGGGGACTGCAGCAGGCCGCGGGCGAGGAGTACCAGCCCGACATCATCACGTTCGGCAAGGTCGTGGGTGGCGGAATGCCGCTGGCCGCACTGGGTGGCCGCGCCGAGGTCATGGACCTGCTCGCACCGGTAGGCCCGGTCTACCAGGCGGGCACGCTCTCGGGCAATCCGCTCTCCGTCGCCGCCGGCCTCGCGACTCTGCGCCTGGCGACGCCCGAGGCGTACGCGATGGTGGATGCCGCGGCTGACCGCATCGCGACCGCGCTCGACCGCGCCCTGACAGATGGCGGTGTGGTGCACACCGTGCCGCGTGCGGGGAGCCTGTTCGGCGTCGCGTTCGCGCCCGACGTGCCGCGCGACTACGCGCAGGCGCAGGCGCAGCAGGCGTTCCGGTACGCGCCGTTCTTCCACGCGATGCGCGAGCAGGGAGTGGCGCTGCCGCCGAGCGTGTTCGAGGCGTGGTTCCTCACCGCCGCGCACACCGACGACGACCTCGCCGTGGTCGAGAGAGCCCTGCCTGCGGCGGCCGCTGCCGCAGCAGCCGCCACCGTCTGA